The sequence below is a genomic window from Photobacterium atrarenae.
TTGTCACTCTGTCGCCCCCCATCAACCTGAAACCTCAATGGTTCGCAGCCCACGGTGCATACACCACGTCTAAATATGCGATGTCGATGATGGCGATGACTTTTGCCGAAGAACTGGCAGCTTATGATATTGCCTCGAACGCCCTGTGGCCGAAAAGCACCATTGCCACCTCGGCGATTGAAAACATGGTTGGCGGTAAACTGCTCGAAGATCGCTCCCGCAACCCTGAGATCATGGCCGATGCTTGTTACGCCATCATCACCCGCGATGCCAAAACCTGCAGCGGCAATTTCTTTATCGATGAAGACGTCCTGCGAGAGCATGGCATCACGGATTTTGATCACTATGCCTGTAAGCCGGGCCATCCGCTACAACGGGATCTGTTTTTGGATGAGTAGTTGAGGCGATGCGCACGCCCGGGCTGCAAGACTGGTACTCATCACAGTTTACAATGAGATGTTTAACTCCATCTCCACGCAATCGATGCCCGGGCCAAAACCGTCTTTCACGTGGTTTGTGATCACGAAACCTCGTTTGGCATAGAACCCTTGCGTATGCTGAGAGGTTTCGATTGTTATCGTGGTCACGGTCTGGTCTGCTTTCAGTCGGCTGAGCCTGTAATCAGCGAGTTGCGTCCCCAGTCCTTGTCCATGACAGTCCCGGTGCACCATGCCCCAGCTGAGCGAACCAAGGTTGAGGTGTTTTTCGATGCCACCACAAGCCAGTATCCTGTCACCGTTGCTGTAAACAAAATAGTCGCTGGATGCATTCAACGAATCCAAAAATTCGATGAACTCGCCGCGCTCACCCGGCGTAAAATATGCGTGCAGGTTGCTGTCAAAGATAGCGATACATTGCGCTCGATAGGCTGTTTCATAGCGTTGAATTTTCATAGGTTCTCTATATGTCACTGTCGCTTGACCGACTGAAACCGCTACTAACCGATATTCACCCGATACAAGCTGTTGGCAGGTTGTTCGACAAAGTATGCCCAAACATGATCAAATACGGCGTGCTGGTTTGGAAAGGGGGCTAACGCTTTCGCTTCTGTTAAAGAGCACCACCTGTATTACGGGATTGTCAGATATCGTGATCCACCTGAACACGCCACCATTTGGGCTTTTTAGAAACATTGGAATGAGCATGGGGGCGGAGTTCCTTACGGTTGGGTGAATCAAAGACACCGAGCACGAGGGCGACCACCGGGGCATCATCAATAGCACCTAATGTGCTGCCACAAATGTCACAAAAGCTCCTGGAAGAAGCATCGGATGAGCGCCAGGTTTTTGGTTGTCCACCTGGGCCATTCCAAGTCACCTGGTCTTGTTTAAACTCAACCCAGGTCTGTGTCAGGGCGCCGGAATGACGCTGACACATTTTGCATGAGCATGTGTGGGGATTCTTGGGGGGGCCCGTTGCGGTAAAGCGGATGTTGCCACATAAGCAACCGCCTTGATAAGTTCTTCCCATTGATTGGACTCCGAATGTTCCTGAGGTATTTTCAAGTGATATAGTCGCCAATGAATTAGCTGATGAGCACCCGCCATGATTGCGGCTTATCCGATGGATAGCAGTGTCACTATTTTATTTCTCTATTGAGTGCATGACTTCAGGGTTTACTACCTCCCTTTAAGCATCTACAGCTCCCATTCTGATTGATAAGTGCGATTATCCAGCAGGGTGCAAAGCTCTGCCATGACTTTCATCGCTTTGATCAGGCGGGGTCTTCGTTCGTCTGAAAGGCCACCATCAACCCAATGGCGGTTGTGCACGTAGACATTGTATGGGTTGATAATACATTTAAAGTCAAACATCAACGAGGCCGCTAAAGACGAGTAGGCCATATAGCTGTGCGGTAATCCCGCGGCATTGACAAACGTCACCACCTTGTCGAAGAGGGCACTGACGTGATTTTCGTCCGTTGAGCCCACATACTCGATATACTTCTTGAGCTCAGAACAACAGCCCCAGTTGTAGGTTGGGCTACAAAGCACAACCCCGGCCGCTTCTATGGTCAGGCTGTGGAGATATTGATATTGCTCGGTTTGGTAAATGGTATCGTTGTCAAAATTCGGCACGTTGAGTTCATCCAAATCGACGAATTTTGAGTTGACCCCAAGGTCATTCAAGACATGATGACACTCTTGAGCAAGAACCCGGCTCCTGCTGTTTGGATCCTGGCTTGAGCTGACAATTAGTATGTACATTTACAACAACTCCTATCATTTTTCTTTTGTGTGCTAACGCCCAACTTACTGTTTACTGATTGTGCGTTTAGTCATGTTGATGCCTGTCGGCTGGAAGCCGATCTCCTTATAGAGCTTGAATGCTCGCTTATTGTCATAGGCAACCAATAGCTCAACTCGATTAATTCCGTTATCTGACCAAGCGCTATCTAATGAAAGGTAAAATTGTTTCCCATACCCTTTTCCTTGGTACTGAGGAAAAATTTGAAAGTCATAAATAAACGCGGAATCTTCATGTAAGCGGTACCAAAAATAACCGATGACATGCGTGTCGTCATTTTGTTCAACCTCCAGGCAAAGAAGGAAATTGTTATCAGTTTCCAAGCCCTGAGGCAGACATTCATCCAATTCCTGATTTGCAAGTTGAATGCCTTCCGCGACAGATATTTTTTGGGCATCAGCGAGTTCTCGGCCTCTAAATTCATTCGAATATGATCGATATTCCAGAAAATCTTGCTGCGTCATATCCCGATAAGAGATCATATGGGGCACCTTCTTAGCGGTAATTTGGATTATGGTGTTGATTGAGCGATATCGTTTTATTATCGACGTTGAAGAGCGTCAGACCGCATGCGGGTATTCTGTACAACCTGTTTCATAAAATCAATAAATTTCAACTGGTTAAATTGCGTGTGAGAGCGGCTTGTGCATGGCTGGAGGTGTTGCAAATGAAAGGGAGAAGGTAAACCTTCTCCCTTGATGGTTATTGGCACTGATTGCGGACTACAGCTTCTGTTAATCTTTACTTCAGCTTGAGTGACGAGGTGCTGCTGTTCAACAGCTGCCGCTGCGGATTGACTTCAACATAGTCGATGACATCCGAGTATCGCTGTTGTTTAGATGTCAGCTCGTCCGCGGTCTGGCGATCAAACTGGACAATCAGTACCCGTCGCTCCGGCATGGCATCGGTGACTATGCCGCCCAGCTCGGCAACCAGTGACTTGGCTTGCGCTTCCATATCAGGTTTATATTTCAGGTAATAGCTGATTTCGCGCTGTTCCTGAGACTGAAGAGCTTTTGAGGTTGCACCCGGCATCGGCATTCCCTGGTTGTACGCATGGCTCGGCACAGTGGCCAGACAGGCGGTCATGATCAGTGAAGCCAACGCTATATGTTTCGGGTGAATCCTGTGAAGCTGTGATGGAGCACAATGTTTTTGCATAATCCAACCTTACTGGAAGTTAATGCGCCAGCTGTTCAGGGTACCGGTATCACGACGGGCGTTGTCGTACACTTTTAGCTGCCAGGTTCCTTGTGAGTCCACACCAGCGTAGTTGACGGTGTAGGTTTTCACAATATCGTTGGCAGAGCCGCCGCTGTGGTTGTGCAGTACCACACTGTCGCCATTTGGTGCGACCAGGGTGACATTCAGGTCGCCGATATAGGTGTGGGTGATGTCCAGATCCACCGTGATGGAGCCGGAATCGCCCGCGCGGGTCACATCGATCGCACTGGTGATCCCGCTCAGTTTGTTATCCGGAATTGCAACAGCGGTGGTGTTGCTAAAGCTGTCGGAACCAGAACCACTGCCGTCCGGGCCGTTACAACCTTCATCCAGGTAGGCTTTGGCTGCGGTTGCATCGATTAGACCGTAGCCGGTGCGGTTGTCGCGACCTGCAACATCGATATCTTCTGCGGTGGCGGTCAGCGCTTGACGAACCTGGCTGGCATCACACTGTGGGTGATAGCTCCAGACCAGCGCCGCGACGCCGGTCACATGCGGTGTCGCCATTGAAGTCCCGTTATAGTACTCGTAGTCTTCGTTGGTCGTGCTGCTGACGGTGATGGTTTGACCGACTGAGTTGGCCAGATCCAGACCCAGTTGACGATCAACCGAGACGGAGACCATCGGGTAGCTGTTGTTGGTATCGACCAGGAACGGGTTCTGCAGGCCGGCCAGCTCGGTATTACTGTAGACAATCGCCGCAGACGCGCCAGCGTTGTAACAGGCTTCCACCGCATCCACTTCAGGATAGGCGCCGGAGCCCTGGTTGCCGATACGCT
It includes:
- a CDS encoding GNAT family N-acetyltransferase, whose amino-acid sequence is MKIQRYETAYRAQCIAIFDSNLHAYFTPGERGEFIEFLDSLNASSDYFVYSNGDRILACGGIEKHLNLGSLSWGMVHRDCHGQGLGTQLADYRLSRLKADQTVTTITIETSQHTQGFYAKRGFVITNHVKDGFGPGIDCVEMELNISL
- a CDS encoding GFA family protein, which codes for MGRTYQGGCLCGNIRFTATGPPKNPHTCSCKMCQRHSGALTQTWVEFKQDQVTWNGPGGQPKTWRSSDASSRSFCDICGSTLGAIDDAPVVALVLGVFDSPNRKELRPHAHSNVSKKPKWWRVQVDHDI
- a CDS encoding NADPH-dependent FMN reductase — its product is MYILIVSSSQDPNSRSRVLAQECHHVLNDLGVNSKFVDLDELNVPNFDNDTIYQTEQYQYLHSLTIEAAGVVLCSPTYNWGCCSELKKYIEYVGSTDENHVSALFDKVVTFVNAAGLPHSYMAYSSLAASLMFDFKCIINPYNVYVHNRHWVDGGLSDERRPRLIKAMKVMAELCTLLDNRTYQSEWEL
- a CDS encoding GNAT family N-acetyltransferase, whose amino-acid sequence is MISYRDMTQQDFLEYRSYSNEFRGRELADAQKISVAEGIQLANQELDECLPQGLETDNNFLLCLEVEQNDDTHVIGYFWYRLHEDSAFIYDFQIFPQYQGKGYGKQFYLSLDSAWSDNGINRVELLVAYDNKRAFKLYKEIGFQPTGINMTKRTISKQ